From a region of the Podospora pseudopauciseta strain CBS 411.78 chromosome 7 map unlocalized CBS411.78m_7, whole genome shotgun sequence genome:
- a CDS encoding uncharacterized protein (EggNog:ENOG503NYM5; COG:Q) codes for MKFTTLLTTALTALPILADSSFPWERLNKNDSLLIIVDLQEGLYNLARDYDPTLFKQNMLAHSALGLAFPTLPVILTTSASTGPNGPLPQEILDMYPTAPVIARQGEVNAWDSPEFRAAVKATGKKQIILAGIVTDVCTAFLARSLRAEGYSVWANQEASGTVTKEIRDLANDQMMRAGVNVVSLFSIVCDLMRDWRSSPGAKEILPWLDTYMPVYGMLARGHRAAVENGTLIPGEADLPL; via the exons ATGAAGTTCACCACCCTTCTCACAACCGCCCTCACGGCCCTCCCCATCCTGGCCGACTCGTCCTTCCCCTGGGAACGCCTCAACAAAAAcgactccctcctcatcattgTCGACCTCCAAGAAGGCCTTTACAATCTCGCCCGTGACTACG ACCCAACCCTCTTCAAACAAAACATGCTCGCCCACTCCGCCCTAGGCCTTGccttccccaccctccccgtaatcctcaccacctcggcCTCCACCGGCCCTAacggccccctcccccaagaaATCCTCGACATGTaccccaccgcccccgtCATCGCCCGCCAAGGAGAAGTAAACGCCTGGGACTCCCCCGAATTCCGCGCCGCGGTCAAGGCCACAGGCAAGAAGCAGATCATCCTCGCCGGCATCGTCACAGACGTTTGCACCGCCTTCTTGGCTCGCTCTCTCCGCGCAGAGGGGTACTCCGTCTGGGCCAACCAGGAAGCCTCGGGCACCGTCACAAAAGAGATCCGCGACCTCGCCAATGATCAGATGATGCGCGCCGGCGTCAACGTCGTCTCCCTTTTTAGCATCGTCTGCGACCTGATGAGGGACTGGCGCTCATCCCCCGGCGCAAAGGAGATCCTCCCCTGGCTGGACACGTACATGCCCGTCTACGGGATGCTCGCCCGCGGCCATCGTGCCGCCGTCGAGAACGGGACTTTGATCCCCGGGGAGGCTGACTTGCCTCTTTGA
- a CDS encoding uncharacterized protein (COG:B; EggNog:ENOG503P206) — translation MRLLHRLSELSVLASLVLAHEGHNYDHHHHPDHSHDHEDLGAVKICGDGGSLTGGCQDGLGSMGAADEKEFLWKENDTAQKPVTSSDDDSKPKGYPWTHTTPCFTSPQPDTSICVFTDNNFANGRGASFITTPRRAEYLATTPAFVDQDLVKNINQDLHRTAPSKYEKHQIPGKGMGLIAKVHIHRGDLIMANTPSLMIDYRAFEDLPKEEYRQLQAAAVDQLPDLHREHIMALSTHDGIERTHIERIDKICSTNAFDIDPDSDDETQDHGFYVVFPEIARMNHDCRPNADYYFDHETLTQYIHAIRDISPGEELTLSYINPIMKKRARNKKLNRIWGFQCACPLCTKEQAQVEASDVRIHQIKELVGEFSDWSSDSRATPQLAELVLSLYEQEKLWGSMYEAYTWLALEYNAVGEPWTAVKWANRAVEWGIPVVGPKDGDMEQMRRLIKDPWAHWSWLKRVKVRGGWGKGSEREGDGDDDEE, via the coding sequence ATGAGGTTATTACACCGACTCTCGGAGCTGTCAGTTCTGGCCAGCTTGGTTCTGGCCCATGAAGGTCATAATTatgaccaccatcaccaccctgaTCACAGTCATGATCACGAAGATTTGGGGGCAGTCAAGATCTGCGGGGACGGTGGCTCTCTCACCGGTGGATGTCAAGATGGCCTAGGAAGCATGGGTGCGGCCGACGAGAAGGAGTTCCTCTGGAAGGAAAACGACACCGCCCAAAAGCCTGTTACCTCATCAGACGATGACAGCAAGCCAAAAGGATATCCCTGGACCCATACCACACCATGCTTCACCAGCCCCCAACCCGACACCTCCATCTGCGTCTTTACAGACAACAACTTTGCCAACGGCAGGGGAGCctccttcatcaccaccccccgccgCGCTGAGTATCTAGCCACTACCCCAGCCTTTGTCGACCAGGACCTCGTGAAGAATATCAACCAAGACCTCCACCGCACCGCTCCTTCCAAATACGAGAAGCACCAGATCCCCGGCAAGGGCATGGGCCTCATCGCCAAAGTGCACATCCACCGCGGAGACCTCATCATGGCCAACACACCCTCCCTGATGATCGACTACCGCGCCTTTGAGGACCTCCCCAAGGAAGAATACCGCCAACTTCAAGCCGCAGCCGTGGACCAGCTCCCCGACCTCCACCGCGAGCACATCAtggccctctccacccacGACGGCATCGAGCGCACCCACATCGAACGGATAGACAAAATCTGCTCCACCAACGCCTTCGACATCGACCccgacagcgacgacgagACCCAGGACCACGGGTTCTATGTCGTCTTCCCCGAGATCGCAAGGATGAACCACGACTGCCGCCCCAACGCGGATTACTACTTTGATCACGAGACGCTAACCCAGTACATCCACGCCATCCGTGACATTAGCCCCGGGGAGGAGCTCACCCTCTCGTACATCAACCCCATTATGAAGAAGCGCGCGCGCAACAAGAAGCTGAACCGGATTTGGGGGTTCCAGTGTGCTTGCCCGTTGTGCACAAAGGAACAGGCGCAGGTCGAGGCGTCGGATGTTAGGATCCACCAGATCAAGGAGCTGGTTGGGGAGTTTAGCGATTGGAGCTCGGATAGCAGGGCGACGCCGCAGTTGGCGGAGCTGGTGTTGAGTCTGTATGAGCAGGAGAAGCTTTGGGGGAGCATGTATGAGGCGTATACTTGGTTGGCGCTCGAGTATAACGCTGTTGGGGAGCCGTGGACGGCGGTGAAGTGGGCGAATAGGGCGGTCGAGTGGGGGATTCCGGTCGTAGGACCCAAAGATGGGGATATGGAGCAGATGAGGAGGCTGATCAAGGACCCGTGGGCGCATTGGAGTTGGTTGAAGAGGGTCAAGGTtagaggggggtgggggaaggggagtgagagggagggggatggggatgatgatgaggagtag
- the GDH2 gene encoding NAD-dependent glutamate dehydrogenase (BUSCO:EOG09260E8K; COG:E; EggNog:ENOG503NVNH), with the protein MEGIMVEPVLASPVDHMRRVSILTIKTNLPMDSFPEYQDPFSSSDDTMTESPSTFNPANRLVEKTRGTEVSRHPSPQPTHVSYPKMNGNGHRVLRSATVGYVAPEFKGKAEQMKQVREIILKGGWIPEALVDAQIIWFYNELAIDDVYFQLESPEAISNHITSLYAAKVAAFSREDKREEIRLDMEASDHAIYIDTSEPGKTSINGPRYEHRLESKYLDGGDTSKRFRVETFRSPGVLGQDANSKATLRCYFVYQCQFVDANADPMETRLEVISDRMFLAKATKNTKVIYQEIIESAVRRAGPVIEVYDIEGTPEKRLVVAFRSRTARGIFSALSDLYHYYGVTSSRKYVEQFSNGITIISIYLRPASNLEGKFPSIEESIHQITKEISLLYCIPQTKLQDMFASGELSLQETIYAHSVWVFVQHFLNRLGSEYASLVAALNPKNNSHAEILSKMKKRLRTETFTPDYILEIIKSHPGLVRALYASFANVHLKVGPGFDRHFIAPTPAFEVLSDAKLKDKITKDVNNEHEEMVMTAFRVFNNAVLKTNYFTPTKVALSFRLDPSFLPEFEYPNRLYGMFLVISSESRGFHLRFKDIARGGIRIVKSRSKEAYSINARNLFDENYNLASTQQRKNKDIPEGGSKGVILLDPKQQDKAREAFEKYIDSILDLLLKPETPGIKNPIVDLYGKEEILFMGPDENTADLVDWATEHARHRGAPWWKSFFTGKSPKLGGIPHDTYGMTTLSVREYVKGIYRKLNLDPSTVRKMQTGGPDGDLGSNEILLSNEKYTAVVDGSGVLVDPNGIDKDELRRLAKNRQMIVHFDLSKLSKDGYRVLCEDANITLPTGEVVNNGTAFRNTYHLRDTGLTDMFVPCGGRPESIDLVSANKLIKDGKCTVPYIVEGANLFITQDAKLRLEEAGCIVYKDASANKGGVTSSSLEVLASLSFDDESFVKDMCVDKKGNAPEFYKAYVKAVQEKIQENARLEFEAIWAEHQKTKVPRSILSDKLSQAITSLDEQLQHSDLWENEALRNSVLADALPNLLIEKIGLETIIKRVPDSYLRAIFGSYVASRFVYEFGSGAGQFAFYDFMSKRMAKVQQQQKA; encoded by the exons ATGGAAGGCATCATGGTTGAGCCTGTGCTCGCCAGTCCTGTCGACCATATGCGCCGGGTGTCTATCCTGACCATCAAGACTAACCTTCCAATGGACAGCTTTCCAGAGTATCAGGACCCCTTTTCGTCCTCAGACGACACCATGACTGAGTCTCCTAGCACCTTCAACCCAGCCAACAGGCTCGTTGAGAAGACCAGAGGCACAGAGGTTTCCCGACACCCATCACCCCAGCCAACACACGTCAGCTATCCCAAGATGAACGGCAATGGCCACAGAGTCTTGCGGTCGGCCACGGTTGGCTATGTTGCCCCTGAATTCAAGGGCAAGGCCGAGCAGATGAAGCAAG TACGGGAAATCATCCTTAAGGGCGGTTGGATTCCCGAGGCTCTCGTCGACGCTCAGATCATTTGGTTCTACAATGAGCTGGCCATCGACGATGTCTACTTCCAGCTCGAGTCTCCTGAAGCCATCAGCAACCACATCACATCGCTCTATGCTGCCAAGGTAGCAGCCTTCTCTCGTGAGGACAAGCGTGAGGAGATCCGGCTGGACATGGAAGCCTCTGACCATGCCATCTACATCGACACAAGCGAGCCTGGCAAGACCTCCATCAACGGCCCAAGATACGAGCACCGCCTCGAGTCCAAGTacttggatggtggtgacacCTCGAAGCGCTTCCGCGTCGAGACTTTCCGGTCTCCCGGTGTTTTGGGACAAGACGCCAACTCCAAGGCCACTCTCCGCTGCTACTTCGTGTATCAGTGCCAGTTTGTTGATGCAAATGCCGACCCAATGGAAACCAGATTGGAGGTTATCAGCGACCGCATGTTCCTCGCCAAGGccaccaaaaacaccaagGTGATCTATCAGGAGATCATCGAGAGCGCTGTCCGCCGTGCTGGTCCCGTTATCGAGGTCTACGACATTGAGGGGACCCCGGAGAAGAGATTGGTCGTTGCTTTCCGCTCAAGAACTGCCAGGGGCATCTTCAGCGCCCTGAGCGATCTCTATCACTACTATGGCGTCACCAGCTCCCGCAAGTACGTCGAGCAGTTCTCCaacggcatcaccatcatcagcatctaCCTGCGACCCGCCTCCAACCTCGAGGGCAAGTTCCCCTCCATCGAGGAGTCCATCCACCAGATCACCAAGGAGATCTCCCTCCTATACTGCATTCCCCAGACCAAGCTGCAGGACATGTTTGCCTCGGGCGAGCTCAGTTTGCAGGAGACCATCTACGCTCACTCTGTGTGGGTCTTTGTGCAGCACTTCCTCAACCGTCTTGGATCTGAGTATGCTTCGCTGGTGGCGGCCCTCAATCCCAAGAACAACTCGCACGCCGAGATTCTGTCCAAGATGAAGAAGCGTCTCCGCACTGAGACTTTTACGCCCGACTACATCCTGGAGATTATCAAATCTCATCCCGGACTCGTCAGGGCTTTGTATGCCTCCTTCGCCAACGTGCACCTCAAGGTCGGCCCTGGTTTCGACCGCCACTTCATTGCCCCCACGCCAGCCTTTGAGGTCCTCTCAGACGCCAAGCTCAAGGACAAGATCACCAAGGACGTGAATAACGAGCACgaagagatggtgatgactgCCTTCCGCGTCTTCAACAATGCCGTCCTCAAGACCAACTACTTCACCCCTACCAAGGTCGCCCTCAGCTTCCGCCTCGACCCAAGCTTCCTGCCCGAGTTTGAGTACCCCAACCGTCTCTACGGCATGTTCCTCGTCATCTCTTCCGAGTCTCGCGGTTTCCACCTTCGCTTCAAGGACATTGCCCGTGGCGGTATCCGCATTGTCAAGTCCCGCAGCAAGGAGGCCTACTCCATCAACGCCCGCAACTTGTTCGATGAGAACTACAATCTCGCCAGCACCCAGCAGCGCAAGAACAAGGATATTCCCGAAGGTGGCTCCAAGGGTGTCATCTTGCTCGACCCCAAGCAGCAAGACAAGGCTCGTGAGGCTTTCGAGAAGTATATTGACAGCATTCTCGATTTGCTCCTCAAGCCAGAGACCCCTGGCATCAAGAACCCCATTGTGGACCTCTacggcaaggaggagatccTCTTCATGGGTCCCGACGAGAACACGGCCGACCTCGTCGATTGGGCCACCGAGCACGCCCGCCATCGCGGCGCTCCCTGGTGGAAGTCCTTCTTCACCGGCAAGTCCCCCAAACTGGGCGGTATCCCCCACGACACCTACGGCATGACCACTCTCTCGGTGCGCGAGTACGTCAAGGGCATCTACCGCAAgctcaacctcgacccctccaccgtccgCAAGATGCAGACTGGAGGCCCAGACGGTGATCTCGGCTCCAACgagatcctcctcagcaacgAAAAGTACACGGCCGTTGTCGATGGCTCCGGTGTCCTTGTCGACCCCAACGGAATCGACAAGGACGAGCTCCGCCGCCTGGCCAAGAACCGACAGATGATTGTCCACTTTGACCTGTCCAAGCTCTCCAAGGATGGTTACCGTGTCCTTTGCGAGGATGCCAACATCACTCTCCCCACCGGCGAGGTCGTCAACAATGGCACTGCCTTCCGCAACACCTACCACCTCCGCGACACTGGCCTCACTGACATGTTTGTCCCCTGCGGTGGCCGACCCGAGTCCATCGACCTCGTCTCCGCCAACAAGCTCATCAAGGACGGCAAGTGCACGGTCCCTTACATCGTCGAAGGTGccaacctcttcatcacTCAAGACGCGAAACTTCGCCTCGAAGAGGCTGGTTGCATCGTCTATAAGGACGCCTCGGCAAACAAGGGCGGTgtcacctcatcctctctCGAGGTGCtggcctccctctcctttgACGACGAGTCCTTCGTCAAGGACATGTGCGTCGACAAGAAGGGCAACGCGCCTGAGTTCTACAAGGCGTACGTCAAGGCTGTGCAGGAAAAGATTCAGGAGAACGCCAGGTTGGAGTTTGAGGCCATCTGGGCTGAGCACCAGAAGACCAAGGTGCCTCGTTCCATTCTGTCTGATAAGCTGTCGCAGGCGATTACCAGTCTGGATGAGCAGCTCCAGCACAGCGATCTGTGGGAGAATGAGGCGCTCAGGAACAGTGTCTTGGCGGACGCGCTGCCGAACTTGTTGATTGAGAAGATTGGGTTGGAGACGATCATCAAGCGGGTGCCGGATAGCTACCTGAGGGCCATCTTTGGGAGTTATGTGGCGAGTCGGTTCGTGTATGAGTTTGGGAGTGGGGCGGGGCAGTTTGCGTTCTATGATTT CATGTCGAAGAGGATGGCCAaggtccagcagcagcagaaggcTTAG